One part of the Glycine soja cultivar W05 chromosome 11, ASM419377v2, whole genome shotgun sequence genome encodes these proteins:
- the LOC114373783 gene encoding uncharacterized protein At5g39865-like isoform X3 produces MLQPWNKPRSSPFSCSSFKDIQTLFLDEPTTTKPKPSIFHRVTLANSLLRAWSTNPKISSRAHDEAPRAAQPHPPPSILRSEQRVVVYFTSLRVVRATFEDCKTVRSILRGFRVALDERDVSMDSGFLSELRRVTGHKSGLTLPRVFINGRYVGGAEELRWLHESGELKKLVEGLPAVDSHLRVCHVCDDHRFVLCGECSGARKVYAEKGGFKTCTACNESGLIR; encoded by the exons ATGTTGCAACCTTGGAACAAACCTCGTTCTTCTCCATTCTCATGTTCTTCCTTCAAAGACATTCAAACCCTCTTCTTAGATGAACCCACCACCAccaaacccaaaccctctaTCTTCCACCGAGTCACACTCGCCAACTCGCTCCTCCGCGCCTGGTCAACTAACCCCAAAATCTCCTCACGCGCCCACGACGAAGCCCCACGCGCCGCCCAACCACACCCTCCGCCGTCCATTCTCCGCTCGGAGCAGCGCGTGGTGGTCTACTTCACGAGCCTGCGCGTGGTCCGCGCCACGTTCGAGGACTGCAAAACGGTGCGTTCCATCTTGCGCGGGTTCCGCGTCGCGCTGGACGAGCGCGACGTGTCCATGGACTCGGGTTTCCTCTCGGAGCTCCGTCGGGTAACGGGTCACAAATCCGGTTTGACCCTGCCACGTGTCTTCATTAACGGAAGGTACGTCGGTGGGGCCGAGGAGCTGAGGTGGCTGCACGAGAGTGGCGAGCTCAAGAAGCTTGTCGAGGGCTTGCCCGCAGTGGATTCGCACCTCCGTGTGTGCCACGTGTGCGACGATCATAGGTTCGTGCTGTGCGGGGAGTGTTCCGGTGCGCGCAAGGTGTACGCGGAGAAAGGTGGGTTCAAGACGTGTACGGCTTGCAACGAGAGTGGCTTGATCAG ATAA
- the LOC114373783 gene encoding uncharacterized protein At5g39865-like isoform X1 — MLQPWNKPRSSPFSCSSFKDIQTLFLDEPTTTKPKPSIFHRVTLANSLLRAWSTNPKISSRAHDEAPRAAQPHPPPSILRSEQRVVVYFTSLRVVRATFEDCKTVRSILRGFRVALDERDVSMDSGFLSELRRVTGHKSGLTLPRVFINGRYVGGAEELRWLHESGELKKLVEGLPAVDSHLRVCHVCDDHRFVLCGECSGARKVYAEKGGFKTCTACNESGLISFLHEHKQ, encoded by the coding sequence ATGTTGCAACCTTGGAACAAACCTCGTTCTTCTCCATTCTCATGTTCTTCCTTCAAAGACATTCAAACCCTCTTCTTAGATGAACCCACCACCAccaaacccaaaccctctaTCTTCCACCGAGTCACACTCGCCAACTCGCTCCTCCGCGCCTGGTCAACTAACCCCAAAATCTCCTCACGCGCCCACGACGAAGCCCCACGCGCCGCCCAACCACACCCTCCGCCGTCCATTCTCCGCTCGGAGCAGCGCGTGGTGGTCTACTTCACGAGCCTGCGCGTGGTCCGCGCCACGTTCGAGGACTGCAAAACGGTGCGTTCCATCTTGCGCGGGTTCCGCGTCGCGCTGGACGAGCGCGACGTGTCCATGGACTCGGGTTTCCTCTCGGAGCTCCGTCGGGTAACGGGTCACAAATCCGGTTTGACCCTGCCACGTGTCTTCATTAACGGAAGGTACGTCGGTGGGGCCGAGGAGCTGAGGTGGCTGCACGAGAGTGGCGAGCTCAAGAAGCTTGTCGAGGGCTTGCCCGCAGTGGATTCGCACCTCCGTGTGTGCCACGTGTGCGACGATCATAGGTTCGTGCTGTGCGGGGAGTGTTCCGGTGCGCGCAAGGTGTACGCGGAGAAAGGTGGGTTCAAGACGTGTACGGCTTGCAACGAGAGTGGCTTGATCAG
- the LOC114373783 gene encoding uncharacterized protein At5g39865-like isoform X2 translates to MLQPWNKPRSSPFSCSSFKDIQTLFLDEPTTTKPKPSIFHRVTLANSLLRAWSTNPKISSRAHDEAPRAAQPHPPPSILRSEQRVVVYFTSLRVVRATFEDCKTVRSILRGFRVALDERDVSMDSGFLSELRRVTGHKSGLTLPRVFINGRYVGGAEELRWLHESGELKKLVEGLPAVDSHLRVCHVCDDHRFVLCGECSGARKVYAEKGGFKTCTACNESGLIRCISCTC, encoded by the coding sequence ATGTTGCAACCTTGGAACAAACCTCGTTCTTCTCCATTCTCATGTTCTTCCTTCAAAGACATTCAAACCCTCTTCTTAGATGAACCCACCACCAccaaacccaaaccctctaTCTTCCACCGAGTCACACTCGCCAACTCGCTCCTCCGCGCCTGGTCAACTAACCCCAAAATCTCCTCACGCGCCCACGACGAAGCCCCACGCGCCGCCCAACCACACCCTCCGCCGTCCATTCTCCGCTCGGAGCAGCGCGTGGTGGTCTACTTCACGAGCCTGCGCGTGGTCCGCGCCACGTTCGAGGACTGCAAAACGGTGCGTTCCATCTTGCGCGGGTTCCGCGTCGCGCTGGACGAGCGCGACGTGTCCATGGACTCGGGTTTCCTCTCGGAGCTCCGTCGGGTAACGGGTCACAAATCCGGTTTGACCCTGCCACGTGTCTTCATTAACGGAAGGTACGTCGGTGGGGCCGAGGAGCTGAGGTGGCTGCACGAGAGTGGCGAGCTCAAGAAGCTTGTCGAGGGCTTGCCCGCAGTGGATTCGCACCTCCGTGTGTGCCACGTGTGCGACGATCATAGGTTCGTGCTGTGCGGGGAGTGTTCCGGTGCGCGCAAGGTGTACGCGGAGAAAGGTGGGTTCAAGACGTGTACGGCTTGCAACGAGAGTGGCTTGATCAGGTGCATCTCTTGTACTTGTTGA